GTTTTTGGACCTCGTAAAGGAATCTTTATTGGAGCGATTCCAACTGAAAATTTCGAGAAAGGTTGTGGACAAGTAAGCCTGGAGATTCTGAAACTGGAAAGCAATTGGTGTGCCAGCAAGCTAACTATTTTGATTGCTGGGTTGAGTAGTCAAATACGATGGAACCCCGTTCATACGTTTTTCAGCCGGCGAGGGAGGAAAAAACGTAATAGCCGAGAAAACGCAACAGTGAGGAAAACTCTGAAAATGAATGAAAGCACAGGCGCTTCGACTACAAACCATTTTAATAAAGTGAGCCTCAGACAAATTATTCGAAGATAGTTGACCGCCGCTTATTAGCTAGCTGGTAAGCACCATGCGTTTCTCAATCATCTGGAAGGCCGCATCGCTTTCAGCGTCGCTGATGTGCGAAGTACCTGCGTAGGTAGTCCAGTGCCGTGACGGCTTTTCCAAAGTTGAGGTTGGCGGAGTCCATTAACAGCTCTTCAGAATCGTGTGGCTCGTGCTCAACATCGTCGTTATTGCAGCCACCGCCTTCACTTGCTATCAAGTTTGCAACGAACTGAGCCACCCATGTTGCAGCAAAAGTGCACCATCAGCCGTTCTTTGCTGCATTTGCTTCCGTGGCATGCTTCGCCATTTAGGCTTAGCAATTTCGGTGattgcacacaaaagaaaaggcCTGTTTTGTCAGCACTATAAATGTCGTGACGCTTGTACCCCTCAATTAAAGCAGATAGTGTGGACTTTCAATCATCGACTGTTCCCACATTCACACTTGCTGCTTCTCCACTCACCATATTGTAAGAGATGTCATGCCTCTTTAGGGAATGGTCAATCCAGCCATTGGACACCGCAAAGTCAGTGAACCCCAGTCTATCAGCCACTTTCATTGCCTCCTCATGTAAAAAGCTGCCATCGAAGTTAATACCGGCCGCACGAGCTTGCTTAAACTAGATGAGAAGAGCCTCGTCGAGGTTCTCATGCTTGGTACCATGACCTAATTTTACTTTCTGGCTGAAGAAAGCAGCATTCCCTTCAATCTCGCCACACTTTGAGGTGATGCTCTTGAGCATTGACGGTGGCAGTAAGGTCTTTGGCAATGTCAACCCTTTTTCGCACTGGCTGCTTGACGATTGCGTTAAGTACCCCCCGCTTTTCCTCAAAGGAAAGCACTTTCCGCTTCCCTGATGCTATTAAGACTTGACAAAGATTGCGCTGACAAGTTCAACGGTATTCAGCAGGCTTAGCGCACACAACAAGGCTTGAAGACGAGTCACAAACAGTGTTGCCATGTCATATATAAAAAAACCCCAGCAGGAGCCTTAAAGAACCGCTAAAACCGCTAAATTCAATATTTGTGCCCTAAACGTGTAGAAAAAGctttttctttcaatatttttttttaatttcgtacTTGAAACTGCCGATGTTCAAATATGAAACAGAGTCATTTCTTTTAAATAGGACTGTGATACAGCCCAAAAACAGGACAAAGACAAGAATGTAGAGTAACCTAGCTTATCCCATAGTTTTATACAAACTTACTTGAGCAAGACCTCTCTCCTCTATTGGCCAGCACCCGGAAAGCACGTTTTCCTTTGTCCGTGTACCCTTTAGAAATCACCGAACTGTAGTCTGCCTGGGTGCCTAGGCATCCCCGGTGGGCATGTTTACCTGAGTGTTAGCTTCGGTACCGAAAGCTAAGccaacagcggtgcctagtgcttaaAGTGGTCGCCCCACGCAAAGCCGCACTTCTCGTAGGCCTACGCGAACGAGGCTTGCCCTAACTCTCGCGACCAGGCTCACTGGCCATCCTGAGAGTGTGCAGCATAGCCCCGAGGGACCTTTTTCCCGACCAgtgtgtcaaagctcgccattgccagctgcgacgtgctcgcggtttcttTTTATTGTGAATGTCCGCGTGAGAGCCTTTGCTCTTCGCGTCCCCCAGCAGACTTGTACtcttgttcggggtgccgccaaaggGAATAAAGTGTTTGTGTACTGCTGTTTAATCGAACACTGTTTGTTTTGTCGCGCCACGCTAAACGCTTTGTTAGATGAGCGTGCGCAGAgtggtgcgctacacgcgagtaggcGACAGAGACACGGCCCTGTGGCTTGCTAAGCCTCATCGCTACAGTGATGAGGCTTAGCAAGCTTCATCACTGTAGCTGTAGGCCTTACGGCTCATCACTGTAGGCCCTGTGGCTTGCTAAGCCTGATCATTCGCTACAGTGAGTAGCGAGGTCGCCACAATGGCGCACAACCCGGTATCAAAAACTCATTAACCCTTTGATAAGACTTAGCTGAGTCAGCCCACCTTTGCGAATCAGGCTCGCCGTGTTATCCACGTTATGTTTGCTACGGGTGAGTTTTGTCCCctgacgcttttagcagatactgcaatgctcgagaacagggccagtgcTCCCCTTGAGCATCACAATTCAGTACCCTCTCTTGTCACAAGCCCCAGATGGAATGTTGGGCACCAGATGTAGGGGGttcgtcctatgtacggctgacgcagaagcctaactAATGTTTTAGCCGCACACATTCGTACTAtgcacgattaacgtcccctatCCGTAGCTCGTCTCATTTCAGCtacacgggttcgggcgaataaggcaacaggaTAGGTCAacaacaacactttattgctaggcTTTAGCAATAGCGCGTGAATGTCGCGAGGAGACAGTACAAAAAACAAGGGTAGATGCTTACTCCTTGGTCAATGAAGTCCTCGGCTCGCAGAGGGTTGCAGGTTCGACCTCCATCATTCCTGGCCGGTGTCAGAAAGAGGGCGTACGGCTGTCCCCACGCTAGTTTTGTTCACTGACCCGGTTTCCCTTTCCCTGATGAGAATAATACCTTTTCTCGCTGAGGGAGGGGAGACCCGTTCGGCGCGCTGGGAAAGGGGGTTCGCAAGCGCCGGCCATGGGGGTGTTCCCGCAATTAGGCTTTCGTGCTGCTGTAAAAGAGAGAGGGTGGCTGGGCGCTCGTGTTTTCCCACAAGAcacggccctgtggctcgctaagcctgAACCCGCGGTGACTATTTGCAACGGTGAGTAGCGAGGTCACCACAAGCATCCCTGTCTTGTGAACTTATCCCAGAGTGCAGTTGTGCTCCCGTGATTTTCCCAGCAGACAAGAGTCAGCTTTTGTCATAGCGCTTGTGgagatctgaggcgcgcccgcgaccatttcgcgggcattccgccacacggccacacccttttgctttcctgctctgttaacaccccgtggcgatagatggcgccacgcgcgggcacggcgcgcgccactgcgcgcgccgagggagcggtctcttctccgttggtcggcgccgggtaagcacgtgttttccttcgtccgcgtcccctttgggaatcgccggactgtagcctgcctggggtggccttgggcacctcggcaggcgtgtttacttgattGCTAGCTTCGGTAACGTACGCTAAGCCaagagcggtgcctagtgcttgaagtgatcgtaccacaacgagccgcacttgccgtaggcctacgcgtacgaggtttgccctaacactcgcgaccaggcccattggccatcgtgagagtgtgcagcatagccgcgagggacctttccccgaccggcgtgtcaaagctcgccattgccagctgcgacgtgctcgcggttttccccttattgtgaacgtccgcgtgcgggtgcctttgctacccgcgtcccgggagcggacgttgtactgttgttcggggtgccgccagaggcaataaagtgttgtgttttgcattagaacactgtctgtttgccgcgccgcgctaaacgccttatcagttgagcgcgcgcggagcggtgcgctacacgcgagtaaacggagtagcggccctgtggcccGCTAAAcctgaacccgcggtgatcgtccgctgcagttaggagcggagtcaccatactggcgcccaacgcggtatcaaaggctcattaagcctttgattagtcttagccgagtcagtcgcctttgcgaatcaggctcgccgcgtttacccgcgttacgtctgctccgcgtgagttctgtccgctgacgcttttagcagataccgcattgctcgagaacagggccagtgccccccttgagcatcacaGTCGTGCACCCTCACTGgtcacaagccccagtcgggatgacacgaggcgctacgtatcagctcccactggagaggtagcgtgttttgggtccggggccatagcccaacccgaacagtgcatgccaagggcaaattggactactactgctccctttggaatgcatggcagttccatgtcacagcgctccgaaacggctctcagtggagcttccggggcgcagatcggcaccgcggcctcagccgttgccgaattttgccCGCTGGCTGCTACGCAACCTAGCAGCCAAGCTCATTTCGAGCACGCGCCTGCACTGCTAGCCGCAAGCGGCCTAGCATTTTCACGTGAAGCTGCCCCAAGAGTCAGCTGTGAAAAACAGGCGCTCCCCAGAGTCGCGACGGCCGGTATCCATTTTGAAACCGCGCCGCTTGTCGAGCTCGGAGACAGTTCCCCATCGCTCGCCCGCGCCGCTAATGCACCAATAACTTCCTTTGAAGCGGGCGCAcagacgctgctgcaaaatgccgccCAAATGATTCAGGCACTCACGGGGGCAGTCCAAGCACTTTCGGCCGTTCCGAAACGCCCTCATCCCGCTGTCATGTTGGCCGTTCCGACCTACAGCGGGTATGGTGATCTGCAAAGTGCAAGAGATTACCTGGACTCCCTCGCACGTTATCAGAGAGCCATGGGTCTAGACGACCAGGAAGTGCTCGGACGCGTCGTCCCGGCTGCATtgactgacacggcggccaggtggCATAGGCTTTCCGGCCACCGAGCAGCAACCCTCGATGAGTTCCGCGCGGCCTTCCCGCGCGAAATCttacccgctgactacgagagtaggatgcggcgcgagctcgagctccgcacacaagctcctgatgagtcgcttcaggagtacgtacgcgcgatggaagaccttttttctatcgctgagcccagagcctcgaacgaggagcgCGTCGAACGGGTGATTAGGCAGGCACACCCGACTTTTTCGGCGTACCTGCGCGGCAGTCGCTTCCGTGATTTGGAGCAATTGGCCGTCGAAGCAaagcgcatccaaggcgacattctcgccgcgcgttCCTATCACCCGCCACCGCCAGCCAGCGAGGCCCTCGAACCGCGCTGCGCGTGgggaggggccatgacccttTCTCAGCGGCAACAGCCCGCCGGAGCTGCCTTTGCGGCTACCCCTACAGCTGGgcgcgcgtgggagataagcgatcGAGCTTTAGATCCCTACACGTACGGGAGGCGGGCAGCCGGTGCTGCATCGCAACTCGACGCGCGCGAGCAGGGACGAAATCCGACCCAGCGCATCACTGGTGGTAACGGTCGTCAGAGCGGTTCCTTTGATCACGCGGCGAACCCACCCCGgcagctcgaagctgctccgtcgcgggaaagggaccgcgatggagtgcgctgcttccgctgccgtcaacgagggcacatagcgagggagtgctccgcgtttgtgcctcctgtgaggcagggaaacgggAGCGCGGGCCGTTCGAGAAGGCACGAGCGGCCGAACTCTTGCTTCTCCCCTCTGCGTATCGGGCAAGCAGTCTTTCTGGTGCGCACGCGCCGTTTATTTCGGTCACCATTGTCGGTCGCaaattctcggcgttgctggacacgggcgcaagcgcttcgttgtttggcgaacaggtgttgtcccacttgcagaagcgctcggtgcgcttgcgggacagccgaacgacattcaccctcgcgaaaggcgtggcccagtcggcgggcgccgcgaggttgactgtcagatggggaggccgaatgagacgcgcgcgtttcgttcatcttccagggctcagtgttcctgtgattctcggtcgggactttctcctaaaaaccagtatcgtagtggacattgcgaatggaggctatcgcgacggacctttttccgagctaaagccgttcatcagccctccggcgctttctgttgcctgtgcagttgaagcgtcgaaaccgtgtcacgtgcaaacttcgggggcaggcccctgcgctatgcactcgtcggctcaaaatccccatcgggatcgagcggcacgacacgaagaggctcCGCATCCTTTGATCGCCTGTGTAACTCAACTGAATGATACACAGAAGGCTCGTTTGTCGGCACTGTTGCGCGAATAcgatgagctcttcaccgatcaacccggctgtaccgatttggtgagccattcgatcgaaactggcgacgcgcttcctttgaagtgtaaccccagacccgtcagccaggccaagaggcaggtaattgacggcttgctggacgagatgctctcatctggcattgttcgccgttcgtccagcgcctgggcgtctccaattgtgttggtgcctaagaaagatggcagtcatcgcctgtgcgtagactatcgccgtctcaacggagtgactcgtaaggatgcctatccgctccccacgattagctccatcgtaggaaacctcggcactgcgcggtattttaccacattagatgcctcgaaaggttacctacaggtccggatggatgagcgtgaccggtgcaagaccgcgttcacgtcccacagagggttatttgagttcactcgtatgccctttggtctttgcaatgctcctgcgacttttcagagactcatggaccgtgtcctcggggaagcaaagtggtcttactgcatgtgctacctcgacgacatcgtgatttattcacgaaccttcgaagcgCATTTGGCCCACATTGCCGATGTGCTCGAGAGGGTGAGAGCTGCCGGGATGACGTTAAATCCCGCAAAGGCCCAACTAGCGCAAACCCGAGTTCAGTTACTTGGCttcacgctgggcgaaggctccattgagccagatcgggagaaacttcgagcaatccTCGATTTCCCCGCGCCCAAGGAAGTACGCGGCCTGCGCCGCTTTCTCGGAATGGCTAATTTTTACCGGtcgttcattccgtcctgtgcccgagtgcaggcgcccttgaccaagctcttgggtaagtcagctgagtggcgatggggacctgagcagcaagaggcgttttgccgtctgtctagcgccattgcggagacagcgcagctcaagctccccgacctgaccagaccgtttgttgtccagactgacgcaagcgatctgggattaggagcagttctcctagaggaatacgatggtgtgttgcagccgctggcctttgccagccgctcgttgatacccgcggaaaggaattattccgtgaccgagagggagtgtctcgccatcgtgtttgcactgcggaagtttgatgtctaccttgatgggacgaaatttgtggtgcaaacagatcacagcgcgcttagctggctgatgcggctccgtgagcctgcaggcaggctagcgcgctgggctctcctaatacagcattatgacttttcagtgcagtatcggaaggggagcactaacgtggtagctgacgcgctatctcgtgccccagtgtcgaccaggagcctggatcccggtgcgacaaccgctagcggtgcctttgcgcaagcAAGCGGCGCGGGCGAAACGGCGGCGGAGCCGCCGAATGGAGAAAAGGGTGAGTGCGGCGACGAGCAAACTCTTTCCACGGGCCAGGCAAGCAGCGCGCCGCGAAGCGGGCGAGAGGTGGAGCGAAATGgaagcgaacccgtgacgccaatgcgagcggaggcgatggctgcagtcctgagtgggaacgataccaagctcccctttgggagaatgggaatcgctttcagcagacaagagttactgaag
The nucleotide sequence above comes from Rhipicephalus microplus isolate Deutch F79 chromosome 2, USDA_Rmic, whole genome shotgun sequence. Encoded proteins:
- the LOC119161875 gene encoding uncharacterized protein LOC119161875; this translates as MIQALTGAVQALSAVPKRPHPAVMLAVPTYSGYGDLQSARDYLDSLARYQRAMGLDDQEVLGRVVPAALTDTAARWHRLSGHRAATLDEFRAAFPREILPADYESRMRRELELRTQAPDESLQEYVRAMEDLFSIAEPRASNEERVERVIRQAHPTFSAYLRGSRFRDLEQLAVEAKRIQGDILAARSYHPPPPASEALEPRCAWGGAMTLSQRQQPAGAAFAATPTAGRAWEISDRALDPYTYGRRAAGAASQLDAREQGRNPTQRITGGLLL